The Lysobacter sp. genome includes a window with the following:
- the aroE gene encoding shikimate dehydrogenase codes for MKRYAVFGHPVLHSLSPKIHQAFAKQSGIAMDYLAIECAPGDLPGTLSSFARSGGEGGNVTLPHKQRAAELCNLLSARAKRAGAVNTLIKHGIGWLGDNTDGAGLVRDLTGRHGLDLRGRRTLMIGAGGAARGVAPALLDAGIGDLFVVNRDPQKADALTDLLGEPGRVHSRYFDDIQTLGEFELIINATSATRHGSLPALPMSLVGPRTAAVDLSYGEAAIPFLAWARAAGAREAIDGLGMLVEQAAESFFLWHGVRPDTDPVYAELQTRHAALVTGD; via the coding sequence ATGAAACGTTACGCCGTCTTCGGTCACCCCGTCCTGCATTCGCTCTCGCCGAAAATCCATCAGGCCTTCGCGAAGCAATCCGGCATCGCAATGGACTACCTCGCGATCGAATGCGCGCCCGGCGATCTCCCCGGCACGCTGTCGTCGTTCGCGCGCAGCGGCGGCGAGGGCGGCAATGTCACCCTGCCGCACAAGCAGCGCGCGGCCGAACTGTGCAATCTGCTCAGCGCGCGCGCCAAGCGCGCCGGTGCGGTCAATACGCTGATCAAGCACGGCATCGGCTGGCTGGGCGACAACACCGACGGCGCCGGTCTGGTGCGCGACCTCACCGGCCGTCATGGCCTGGATCTGCGCGGACGACGCACGCTGATGATCGGTGCCGGCGGCGCCGCGCGCGGGGTCGCACCGGCGCTGCTGGATGCGGGCATCGGCGATCTGTTCGTGGTCAATCGCGACCCGCAGAAAGCCGATGCATTGACCGATCTGCTCGGCGAACCCGGTCGCGTGCATTCGCGCTATTTCGACGACATCCAGACGCTCGGCGAATTCGAACTGATCATCAACGCGACGTCGGCCACCCGTCACGGCAGCCTGCCGGCGCTGCCGATGTCGCTGGTCGGCCCGCGCACCGCCGCCGTCGATCTGAGCTATGGCGAAGCGGCGATTCCGTTCCTCGCCTGGGCACGCGCCGCTGGCGCTCGCGAGGCCATCGACGGCCTCGGCATGCTGGTCGAACAGGCGGCGGAAAGTTTCTTCCTCTGGCACGGCGTGCGCCCCGACACCGACCCGGTCTACGCCGAACTGCAGACCCGGCATGCCGCGCTGGTTACCGGAGACTGA